From the genome of Papaver somniferum cultivar HN1 chromosome 2, ASM357369v1, whole genome shotgun sequence, one region includes:
- the LOC113347253 gene encoding ubiquitin carboxyl-terminal hydrolase MINDY-3-like, producing MADQDDDEFRMALRMSLQPSPPSPPEAKRSKPRDNVGSSSSQEGEEEELSPEAKTRKLQREQMAAAAEKRMMTGKSPVVAAPKVEKKIDVVQGPEKSCSSLGLDKKPAEKSVVIEKSGGVGEVGKSLNFGEELSAQEADQLFRMVFGDCVSKDILAQWSNQGIRFSSDPETCMGLVQHEGGPCGVLATIQAFVLKHLLFSSDEVGKNTVTLATQVFAPSICSQSEYAVLGNFASLTEDGKARALIQSMADILFLCGSKKRAVIVTLNLSNHWPEDAEDGQKEEAVTKALQGLSIESASDLQKVLRVNTYTSQSSACQQLKAVLPVFQSRMGALLFLISSLLSRGLETVQADRDDPTLPLVTAPFGHASQEIVNLLLCGKAVANVFDGSMDLGGGMSLKGIPTNVEVGFLTLLESLNFCKVGQNLKSPKYPIWVIGSESHYTVLFALKASVQDKNEQEERESQIRKAFDAQDQSDGGGFISEEGLHQVLRQMNISLPQEKLNNLCSMGVIVWSEFWQVLLDLDKNLGGFKDSTGLMGKKVFELYHFNGIAKSVMNGSQGISGGESPMQRPRLSRLRVTVPPRWTPEEFMADVVGPQNLGGNGSGGKDTVIEITQPEPPQHAPLVDCIRTRWARATCNWVGDPPSIV from the exons ATGGCAGATCAAGACGACGATGAATTTCGTATGGCTTTACGAATGAGTTTACAACCTTCTCCACCTTCACCACCTGAGGCGAAAAGGAGTAAACCTAGAGATAATGTGGGTTCTTCTTCTAGtcaagagggagaagaagaagaattatcacCAGAGGCTAAAACTAGGAAATTGCAAAGAGAACAAATGGCTGCAGCTGCTGAGAAGAGAATGATGACGGGGAAGAGCCCTGTTGTAGCAGCTCCTAAAGTCGAAAAGAAAATTGATGTAGTTCAGGGGCCAGAAAAAAGTTGTAGTAGTCTGGGTTTGGATAAGAAGCCTGCAGAAAAGAGCGTTGTAAttgaaaaaagtggtggtgttgGAGAAGTGGGGAAAAGtttgaattttggggaagaattGTCAGCACAAGAAGCTGATCAATTGTTTAGAATGGTGTTTGGGGATTGTGTTTCGAAAGATATTCTTGCACAGTGGAGTAACCAAGGTATTAG GTTTAGCTCTGACCCTGAAACATGTATGGGACTTGTGCAACATGAAGGGGGACCTTGTGGTGTGCTAGCAACCATACAG GCGTTTGTTCTCAAGCACCTATTGTTTTCTTCAGATGAAGTAGGTAAAAATACAGTCACCTTGGCGACCCAAGTTTTCGCTCCCAGTATATGTTCTCAAAGTGAATATGCTGTACTGGGTAATTTTGCTTCTCTAACTGAAGATGGGAAGGCAAG GGCTTTGATTCAAAGTATGGCAGACATATTATTTCTATGTGGAAGCAAGAAAAGAGCTGTTATTGTTACTTTAAATCTTTCAAACCACTGGCCAGAGGATGCTGAAGATGGCCAGAAGGAGGAG GCAGTGACGAAAGCCCTGCAAGGTCTTTCAATCGAATCAGCTTCGGACTTGCAGAAAGTCTTGAGAGTTAACACATATACCTCACAGTCGAGTGCTTGTCAGCAGCTGAAGGCAGTGCTTCCTGTTTTTCAAAGTCGTATGGGGGCACTGCTGTTCttaatttcttctcttctttcccgaGGACTG GAAACTGTTCAAGCAGACAGGGATGATCCTACTTTACCGTTGGTTACAGCTCCGTTCGGACATGCATCACAG GAAATCGTGAACCTACTTCTTTGTGGGAAGGCTGTAGCTAATGTGTTTGATGGGAGCATGGATTTAGGTGGAGGCATGTCTCTAAAGGGCATACCCACAAATGTAGAGGTTGGATTCCTAACTTTGCTCGAGTCTCTTAACTTCTGCAAAGTTGGCCAGAATTTGAAATCTCCGAAGTACCCAATCTGGGTCATCGGGAGTGAGTCCCATTACACAGTTCTTTTTGCACTTAAAGCAAGTGTTCAAGATAAGAATGAACAAGAAGAACGTGAATCCCAGATCAGGAAAGCATTTGATGCCCAAGACCAGAGTGATGGAGGAGGGTTTATAAGTGAGGAAGGACTCCATCAAGTTCTTAGGCAAATGAATATCAGTCTACCACAAGAGAAACTCAACAACCTGTGCAGTATGGGAGTCATAGTATGGAGTGAATTCTGGCAGGTTCTGTTGGATTTGGATAAGAATTTGGGGGGTTTCAAGGATTCAACAGGATTGATGGGTAAAAAGGTGTTTGAGCTATACCATTTTAATGGGATTGCAAAATCTGTTATGAATGGTAGCCAAGGAATTTCTGGTGGTGAAAGTCCTATGCAGAGACCTAGGCTTTCTAGACTGAGAGTCACGGTTCCACCGAGATGGACACCGGAGGAGTTTATGGCTGATGTTGTAGGCCCTCAGAATTTGGGGGGAAATGGCTCTGGTGGGAAAGACACTGTCATCGAAATAACTCAGCCGGAGCCTCCTCAGCATGCACCATTGGTCGATTGCATCCGAACCCGCTGGGCACGAGCCACTTGCAATTGGGTAGGGGACCCCCCTAGTATTGTTTGA